A window from Electrophorus electricus isolate fEleEle1 chromosome 7, fEleEle1.pri, whole genome shotgun sequence encodes these proteins:
- the LOC113578983 gene encoding lymphocyte antigen 75-like: VTNKRTFAALFSATVVSAAVRSRLRTFHIIGDVSLTQSEAQAVCRRNYTDLVTVHSEEEDTVLVNLTKMVYPSTAWIGLYRNQPSCKWSNGDAVTFRNMTGNMTCGTGANCVAMKADGGWETFECTEKRDFMCYKYVTSTDGIRSMLSYHLVLQKMAWYDAQQYCREIYKDLVSIKDQEQNEEVKLKGKNSIMSFWIGLLCDDWEWADGGLSGYRNWRGNNSQPFSCVELVKEEWSPAECNDPAYALCYSTSIHVSDDSMSWERALDYCKENNRTGLLCIDSDLDQKEMESELRRNKVSGPVDKVDCLSC; the protein is encoded by the exons ACAGTGGTTTCTGCTGCAGTCCGAAGTCGTCTCAGAACATTCCACATCATTGGGGATGTGAGTCTGACTCAGTCTGAGGCTCAGGCAGTGTGCAGAAGAAACTACACTGACCTGGTCACTGTGCACAGTGAGGAAGAAGACACTGTATTGGTTAATCTGACGAAGATGGTCTATCCCAGTACTGCCTGGATTGGCCTCTATCGCAATCAGCCCAGTTGTAAATGGTCTAATGGTGATGCAGTTACATTCAGAAACATGACAGGGAACATGACCTGTGGAACAGGGGCCAACTGTGTTGCCATGAAAGCTGATGGTGGATGGGAGACATTTGAatgcacagagaaaagagaTTTCATGTGCTATAAATACG TGACCTCTACAGATGGTATTAGATCCATGCTCAGTTATCACTTAGTGCTTCAGAAAATGGCCTGGTATGATGCTCAGCAATACTGCAGGGAAATCTACAAGGATCTGGTCAGCATTAAAGATCAGGAGCAAAATGAAGAGGTGAAGCTGAAAGGAAAGAACAGCATCATGTCCTTCTGGATCGGCCTGCTGTGTGATGACTGGGAGTGGGCTGATGGAGGACTCTCTGGCTACAGGAACTGGAGAGGTAATAACTCTCAGCCATTTAGCTGCGTAGAACTGGTGAAAGAAGAATGGTCTCCAGCAGAGTGTAATGATCCTGCATATGCTCTGTGCTACAGCA CATCCATTCACGTCAGTGATGACAGTATGAGCTGGGAGAGAGCTCTGGACTACTGTAAGGAAAATAACAGGACTGGTCTTCTATGCATTGATTCTGACCTTGACCAGAAAGAAATGGAGTCTGAGCTTAGGAGGAATAAAGTCTCTGGGCCAGTGGACAAAGTCGACTGTCTGAGCTGTTGA